The DNA segment GGAGTGCTTAGCTCCCGCTGTCACTATGACCTCATCTGGCTCCGTGGGCCTTCCCCGCTCAAGCATCTTCTCCGCTATGGCCTCCCGAAGCTCCGGAAGTCCCGGTCCGGGATCGTACCTTACGTAACCGTCTCTAAGTGCCTGCTCCGTAGCGTCAAGAACATGCTCCGGCGTATCGAAATCGGGTCCCTGATAATCACCCTTTTCAAAGTGAATGATCTTTTTCCCCGTTTTCCTCTCAAGTTCCCTCGCGACCCTCATGCTCGCCCACTGCTTGGGCGGAACAAAGTGCTGGGTCCGCGAACTGTATCCATATGATGACATAACTTCTATCCTCCTTAAATATGTTTCAAAAAGCTAAGATTCCGTTTTTACAAGCAGTCCCGAAGCAAGCTGCGAGAAAACCGCGTCTGCCACCTCTCCCGCGTCCATCGAGAAATCGTGATGAACCATTACCGCACCCACGGCCCCGTAGAGCATGAGGGCTCGGAGCCTCGGGTTCTGTCTCACGAAGCTTCCTTCGTCTATGCCTTTTTCTATTATTCTCTCGTAGAGTCTCACGCGACTCATTCTCCATTTTTCGGTAAGTTCGAAGTGCTCCTTTAGAAGATGGGTCTCGTCGCGGGAGAGGATCCGAAGAACCTTAAGGTTCCGTCTGTAGAAAGTGAATATGGTCGCAAGCAGTTTCCTAAGCTTAGCGGGAGCGGGATCTGAGTTTTCTATTTCCTTCTGCAAAAGCGTCTCTATCGCCTCGAAGCTCTCCTTCAAGATTTCGAGGTAGAGGTTCTCCTTCGAGGAGAAGTAGTTATAGATTGTTCCCTTAGATACGCCAATCTCCTCAGCTATCTCCTCCATGGTGAGTTCATGATAGCCTTTCTCGGAGAAAAGATCGGTTGCGGTCCTCAGTATCTCGCCGCGACGGCGGAATTTTCTGGATGTTTTTGCTGCTGACGTGCTTCTCTCGGGAACGCTTGTAGCTTGAACCATACCTCACCCACTGACTGACTCGTCAGTCAGATTAACAATTTCCAAAAAAGTTGTCAAGCAGAAATTTGGAGAATGGGCTAGAAATACTCGCGGAGGTTCTCTGGCAATTCTTATTGGGACAGCAATTTGCCGTCAGGACCGCATATCCGGACGGGTAAAACCGTATATCTCACTCATTCGTCTTCGAAACTCCCTTTGACCTCCGTGGGCGGGATGGCGGACCCGGAAAACCTCCCTGTCTACCCGCAGACGCTCTAGGCTAAAAACCGCGTCGTTTCCTATGGCAACCAATCTTTCGGGCTTCAAAAGACAGATAAGTTCATAAAGCATTTCCTCTCCCGCTTTTCTTTCGCAGGCGTTGTGCCTGCGGTTTGTAAAAGGATTTTGGGGCTTGTGCGGATGTAGCGGGAAAACGTTCCAGAGAAATACCGTGTCATTAATCTGGTCAAGAACATCCCATACGACAGTGGCAGTACCCTCATTTATCATGCCTTTTGTCGGCTTTTCAATCGAAACACCCCAGCGCTTTGCGTGGTTATTGAGGTGCGCGTCATCAGTGAAAGCCAGCCCCGTTCTCCTGCCACCTCGATGCCCGAAATCGCGCCCGACCCAGAGGGAATCGACCCCCGATTCCGTGGCCGCAATCAGTATCTTAAGCAGAGAGTCGCGTCGTATCCGAGCCGCGCCTTTGCGGTCGCACACTGCGCAGCACTCGGAATAGGGATTAAATGCATCCTGAAAACTAAGGCCCTCTAGTGTTTTTACAAACCCTTGGTGCGTCATGATCCCCTCCGCGCCTGCGGCATCATATCTGCGGAAACCAATCCGCATACGTAGGACCTAATATAAACGACATCCCCGGGGTGGGAGAAAATCTTTAAATTCACGAAAATTCCCTTACCATAATATCTTCGATGAAAAGGATACTGGCCATTCTCGCATTCGGGGTCATTCTAGGTGTGGGCCTTTGCATGTCGGAGAACGTATCGAGGCATGACGCTGAGAAACCCACTCCCAAGACCCCGGTGCTTGAGCCGCTTGCGGAGCGGCTTTCAAGAGCAACTATCCCGGTCACCGTTCCCACAGCCGCCGTGGGAGAAGCGCTTGAGCGCAGAACGCCGAAACGGGTGTCAGGCTTGAGGAAAAACGTTCTCGGAGGACGTTTTATCCAAAGCGAGCTTAGCTGGGATCTTGTACGCTCGGACCTTAGGGTATCGGGCCGCAGCGGGGCGCTGAGCGTAGCAACCGAGCTTAGCGGAGAGACCCGCGCAACGGGAACTCTTCAGCTGATAAGAAAGTTTGACGTGAAAGCGCGCGGCGACGTACTTGCAAGCGTCTCCCTCACCGCAAATCCGACCCTCGAAACTGACTGGCGCATCTCCCCGAATCTCTCCAAAACAAAAATAGACATACAAAGAGCCGATATTCCGATAAAGCGCATCGGAAATCTTGACGTAGGGAAGCATATAATTCCCGGAGTTCAAATCACGGCTGAGGGACTTCGCACGCAACTCAACCGAAGCGTGGCCCGAAGCAATTTCTTCAGGCAGGCAGCCGAAAAAGGCTGGAAGAGGCTCTGCGGTTCAACGCCGCTTGGAGAGGGCTCGGGGCTCTGGCTTGAGACAAAGCCCGTAGTCGCGCGCGCGGCGCAGGTCCGCATCGGTCGCAAAGAAATCCGCTCCACGATTGGAGTTGAAGTAAAAACGCGCATCCTAACCGAAAAGACGCAGCCCAGATGCCCCTTCCCGAAAGCCCTGCTCATAGAAAAGCCCAAGCCAGGAGGCTTCGAAATCGTCATTCCCACTATAATCGATTACGAAACGCTTGAGCGGACGCTTGCCGAGGAGACAGTCGGCAAGTCTCTCGGCAAAAACGTCTCCATAGTCATAAAGGCAATAAGGATCCGCCCGCATGGAGAGCGGCTTCTGCTTGAAACCACGGTGGCAGTGGAAACGGATTACCTATACGGCACGGGGACCAAGGGGATCCTGTACGTGCTTGCCGAACCGAAACTAAACCCTAAAGCGCAGACCATAACGCTCGAAAACGTAAAGCTTGAAACTGATTCGCAGAATGTGCTTTTCTCAATGGCGGGAAAGGCCGCGGAACCCCTGCTGCTGGAGGCCGTCTCAAGGCGCATCCCCTTTGACCTTGGCCCGAAGCTCGAGGAGCTTAGGAACCGGTCAGAGGACGCGATTTCGGCGCTTTCATCAGAAAATGTCTCGGTTACGGGCAAAGTGAGGCGGGTGCGTATAACGCGCCTTGACGTGGGGCCCGAGCACCTGCGTTTAGTCCTAACGGCAGAAGGCAGGGTGAGAGCAAGGGTACAGGCGATTCCCTAGCTGAATTCTTCCGCATCCGGGAGTCTTAGGAAGATTCCGAAGGGCGGTTTTTCTGGTACACTTTTCAGAGGAGAAGATCATATGAGCGTATGGGGAAAAATAATCGGCGGCGCGGCGGGATTCGCGCTGGGCGGCCCGCTCGGGGCGCTGCTCGGCGCCATGGCGGGACACGCGTTTGTCGACACCGGGGAGCGGCCGACCGACACGCGCTCGAGAAAGCAAGTCGCCTTCACGGCCGGGGTTATAATACTCGCGGCCAAGATGGCGAAAGCCGACGGGGTAGTGAGGGAAGAGGAAATCGAGGCTTTCCGCCAAACTTTTAATCCGATTTTAAGAAACGAGGTGAAAGAGGCCGAGGTAGCACGCATCTTCAACATCGCCAAAAAAGACTCGGAGGGTTTTGAGCCCTACGCTCAACAGCTTGCCGAGATGTTCAGGGGCAACCCCGCGGTCCTTGAAGAGCTTTTAAACTGCCTGTTTCTCATTGCCAAGGCCGATAACGTCTACCATCCAAAGGAAAACGAGTATCTCGAAAGCGTGGCCGAGATATTCGGGCTGAGCGAAGCGGCATTCAGGCGTATCCGCGCTGCGCACGGTGTCGACAAGCCGGATCCGTACGAAATCCTAGGAG comes from the Candidatus Dadabacteria bacterium genome and includes:
- a CDS encoding TetR/AcrR family transcriptional regulator, with the protein product MVQATSVPERSTSAAKTSRKFRRRGEILRTATDLFSEKGYHELTMEEIAEEIGVSKGTIYNYFSSKENLYLEILKESFEAIETLLQKEIENSDPAPAKLRKLLATIFTFYRRNLKVLRILSRDETHLLKEHFELTEKWRMSRVRLYERIIEKGIDEGSFVRQNPRLRALMLYGAVGAVMVHHDFSMDAGEVADAVFSQLASGLLVKTES
- a CDS encoding molecular chaperone DjiA gives rise to the protein MSVWGKIIGGAAGFALGGPLGALLGAMAGHAFVDTGERPTDTRSRKQVAFTAGVIILAAKMAKADGVVREEEIEAFRQTFNPILRNEVKEAEVARIFNIAKKDSEGFEPYAQQLAEMFRGNPAVLEELLNCLFLIAKADNVYHPKENEYLESVAEIFGLSEAAFRRIRAAHGVDKPDPYEILGVAREIPDEELKSKYRELVRAHHPDTLIAQGVPQEFVDAANEKLSVINDAYDRIEKERKVV
- a CDS encoding uracil-DNA glycosylase, translated to MTHQGFVKTLEGLSFQDAFNPYSECCAVCDRKGAARIRRDSLLKILIAATESGVDSLWVGRDFGHRGGRRTGLAFTDDAHLNNHAKRWGVSIEKPTKGMINEGTATVVWDVLDQINDTVFLWNVFPLHPHKPQNPFTNRRHNACERKAGEEMLYELICLLKPERLVAIGNDAVFSLERLRVDREVFRVRHPAHGGQREFRRRMSEIYGFTRPDMRS
- a CDS encoding DUF4403 family protein, with product MKRILAILAFGVILGVGLCMSENVSRHDAEKPTPKTPVLEPLAERLSRATIPVTVPTAAVGEALERRTPKRVSGLRKNVLGGRFIQSELSWDLVRSDLRVSGRSGALSVATELSGETRATGTLQLIRKFDVKARGDVLASVSLTANPTLETDWRISPNLSKTKIDIQRADIPIKRIGNLDVGKHIIPGVQITAEGLRTQLNRSVARSNFFRQAAEKGWKRLCGSTPLGEGSGLWLETKPVVARAAQVRIGRKEIRSTIGVEVKTRILTEKTQPRCPFPKALLIEKPKPGGFEIVIPTIIDYETLERTLAEETVGKSLGKNVSIVIKAIRIRPHGERLLLETTVAVETDYLYGTGTKGILYVLAEPKLNPKAQTITLENVKLETDSQNVLFSMAGKAAEPLLLEAVSRRIPFDLGPKLEELRNRSEDAISALSSENVSVTGKVRRVRITRLDVGPEHLRLVLTAEGRVRARVQAIP